In Geminocystis sp. NIES-3708, a single window of DNA contains:
- a CDS encoding CHAT domain-containing protein — protein sequence MGKLILFKLESGSFAKGFDVSVQICEDNPDGITHPFTTITGKLPPCQPIIQHYQQWQESYRSLHQKVRLGSPKQQVTHITNNCQVSASQLKQTLKNWYHCQVESFGKIREKLLTELDTQESIRLLIQTNIQELRFLPWHLFFDSFLHQYIKSELAIAPVEYTTLNSTIRKNSQIKILAIFGNSQGIDLKPDQEVLTNLQKAEIITLKNPSREELFYHLYEHEWDLLFFAGHSGKNEENWQGKLYLNEEDIITIEEFNNALKQAIQKGLKLAIFNSCDGLGLAQDLVALHLSQVIVMGEMIPDVVAHIFIKEFLQSFANNQPLYLAVRQAREKLQPLENKFPCATWLPIICQNPASLPLTWQNLQGLDINADFFPSKLLKTPENFTNLVFETVIANTQLTLEYNSLINCNVEVLVNYTDIDLSMSEDIARILLTKGGKTISKELEKRKIKQLGQILTTRGGRLKVEAIFHSIIYDYQQLNLTDLNLIKTIINRCLTLADSSGFNSIAFPVFLPLNFLLSIEKIAVIFANEITNYLRGSTNLKQVKVILENTSNSSKNILHQGLSRFYRQFKQFLELSTDLNNRQDLLAELRQIYQQRKMESSVNILNLYQEYLDKLKEDWIHSTLQENQDLYTRDYHESLEKIGEQINQNHEDKIDPIMSSLHQNYHEKGGEIWQELINLDDEEEIISVLEKLEIDIDGFAWINDQYELAIISAMARQKKVNEMLQNQLEELKKGHSLLQQRLLELYRQKILNKKEEGYERNLIFREYPRINIKVKPEELPPEYRTEKISYVADKKALKEANNKGVDISKIAEVDPNFKIKFGFKIIENK from the coding sequence ATGGGTAAGTTAATTCTTTTTAAACTAGAATCAGGTAGTTTCGCTAAAGGTTTTGATGTCAGTGTACAAATTTGTGAAGATAATCCCGATGGTATAACTCATCCTTTTACGACAATCACGGGAAAACTTCCCCCTTGTCAACCCATTATTCAACATTATCAGCAATGGCAAGAAAGTTATCGCAGTTTACATCAAAAAGTAAGATTAGGATCTCCTAAACAACAAGTTACTCACATCACAAATAATTGTCAAGTATCCGCCTCTCAACTTAAACAAACTTTAAAAAATTGGTATCATTGTCAAGTAGAATCTTTTGGTAAAATTAGGGAAAAATTATTAACAGAATTAGACACTCAAGAGTCTATCAGACTTTTGATTCAAACTAATATTCAAGAGTTACGTTTTTTACCATGGCATTTGTTTTTTGATTCTTTTCTTCATCAATATATTAAATCAGAATTAGCCATTGCACCTGTTGAATACACTACTTTAAATTCAACCATAAGAAAAAATTCTCAAATTAAAATATTAGCTATTTTTGGTAACAGTCAAGGTATTGATTTAAAACCAGATCAAGAAGTTTTAACTAATTTACAAAAAGCAGAAATAATTACATTAAAAAATCCTAGTCGTGAAGAATTATTTTATCATCTTTATGAACACGAATGGGATTTACTTTTTTTTGCTGGGCATAGTGGTAAAAATGAAGAAAATTGGCAAGGCAAATTATATCTAAATGAAGAAGATATTATCACCATTGAAGAATTTAATAATGCTTTAAAACAAGCCATTCAAAAAGGTTTAAAATTAGCTATTTTTAACTCCTGTGACGGTTTAGGATTAGCACAAGATTTAGTAGCGTTACATTTATCTCAAGTTATAGTCATGGGAGAAATGATACCTGATGTTGTTGCCCACATTTTTATTAAAGAATTTTTGCAAAGTTTTGCTAATAATCAACCTTTATATTTAGCAGTCAGACAAGCTAGAGAAAAATTGCAACCTCTTGAAAATAAATTTCCTTGTGCCACTTGGTTGCCCATTATTTGTCAAAACCCCGCCAGTCTACCATTAACTTGGCAAAATTTGCAAGGTTTAGACATTAATGCTGATTTTTTTCCTAGTAAACTTCTTAAAACCCCCGAAAATTTTACTAATCTCGTCTTTGAAACTGTTATCGCTAATACTCAACTCACCTTAGAATATAATTCTTTAATCAATTGCAATGTTGAAGTTTTAGTCAACTATACTGACATCGATTTATCGATGAGTGAAGATATTGCCAGAATTTTACTCACAAAAGGCGGTAAAACTATTAGTAAAGAGTTAGAAAAAAGGAAAATAAAACAATTAGGGCAAATTTTAACAACTAGGGGAGGAAGATTAAAAGTAGAAGCTATTTTTCACAGTATTATTTATGACTATCAACAACTAAATTTAACTGATTTAAACTTGATTAAAACCATCATTAATCGTTGTTTAACTTTAGCTGATAGTAGTGGTTTTAATTCTATTGCTTTTCCTGTTTTTCTTCCTCTTAACTTTTTATTATCCATTGAAAAAATTGCTGTTATTTTTGCTAACGAAATAACTAATTATTTACGTGGCTCAACTAATTTAAAACAAGTTAAAGTAATTTTAGAAAATACCTCAAATTCCTCAAAAAATATCTTACATCAAGGTTTAAGTAGATTTTATAGACAATTTAAGCAATTTTTAGAGTTAAGTACAGATCTTAATAATCGTCAAGATTTATTAGCAGAATTGAGACAAATATATCAACAAAGAAAAATGGAATCATCGGTTAATATCTTAAATCTTTATCAAGAATATTTAGATAAGTTGAAAGAAGATTGGATTCATAGCACTTTACAAGAAAATCAAGATTTATACACACGAGATTATCATGAATCCTTAGAAAAAATTGGTGAACAAATTAATCAGAATCATGAAGATAAAATTGATCCTATTATGTCTTCTTTACATCAAAATTATCATGAAAAAGGAGGCGAAATTTGGCAAGAATTAATTAATCTTGATGATGAGGAAGAAATTATTTCTGTGTTAGAAAAATTAGAAATCGATATAGATGGTTTTGCATGGATAAATGATCAATATGAATTAGCTATTATTAGTGCTATGGCGAGACAAAAAAAAGTAAACGAAATGTTGCAAAATCAGCTAGAAGAATTAAAAAAAGGACACAGTTTGTTACAGCAAAGATTATTAGAATTATATCGACAAAAAATATTAAATAAAAAAGAGGAAGGATATGAAAGAAATCTGATTTTTAGGGAATATCCAAGGATAAATATAAAAGTTAAACCCGAAGAATTACCTCCAGAATATCGTACAGAAAAAATTAGTTATGTTGCTGATAAAAAAGCGTTAAAAGAAGCAAATAATAAAGGAGTTGATATTAGCAAAATAGCCGAAGTTGATCCTAATTTTAAAATTAAATTCGGCTTTAAAATAATTGAAAATAAATGA
- a CDS encoding DNA-directed RNA polymerase subunit omega yields MLKKNSFDSSQIMFRSDELMNAASNRYKITVAVAKRAKQRRKEDFENIEEVMKPVLRAIIEMSDELTQPEIISDD; encoded by the coding sequence ATGCTTAAAAAAAATAGCTTTGATTCCAGTCAAATAATGTTTCGCAGTGATGAATTAATGAATGCCGCATCAAATCGTTATAAAATAACTGTAGCTGTTGCTAAAAGAGCGAAACAAAGAAGAAAAGAAGACTTTGAGAATATAGAAGAGGTGATGAAACCTGTACTCAGAGCTATTATAGAAATGTCCGATGAACTTACGCAACCAGAAATTATTAGTGATGACTAG
- a CDS encoding GTP-binding protein — protein MTSKSPTSSLYSLARNSLQQSITWYSSNRRHWNYPPNLELQVAVKDDLRILKAAAEKLEQQVIKIAAFGLVSRGKSSVINALLGQKILITGPINGVTKWPKSITWIPSTGKIQIELIDTPGLDEINGEIRANMAKEISQQSDLILFVIAGDITRTEYLALLELRKSKKPLILVFNKIDLYPETDLNSIYQQLQQLSNEMKKPLFSPDEIVLISAEPQPINLRIELADGTIKEEWEYPSPNIELLQKKILNILNQEGKALLALNSLNQAKIAQKNIARKTIEIRNKEAEEIIWKYAKYKALIVAVNPIAIIDIIGGLITDLTMIRALARLYGLPITSYQAGNLWQTIVKSLGGLLLAEIATTMILGWAKTTSAISSLWENPSGFTTLASTALAQGSIAGYGSYLVGKTAQVYLENGCTWGNSGVDTIMNEIIAQMPPNSIISRLI, from the coding sequence ATGACATCTAAATCTCCAACTTCTTCTTTATATTCTTTAGCTCGTAACAGTTTACAGCAGTCCATCACATGGTATTCAAGTAATCGTCGTCACTGGAATTATCCTCCCAATTTAGAGTTACAAGTAGCCGTTAAAGATGATTTAAGAATATTAAAAGCCGCAGCAGAGAAATTAGAGCAACAAGTGATAAAAATAGCTGCTTTTGGCTTAGTCAGTAGGGGTAAATCTTCTGTTATTAATGCCTTATTAGGACAAAAAATTTTAATTACTGGCCCTATCAATGGAGTGACAAAATGGCCAAAATCGATTACATGGATTCCCTCCACAGGAAAAATACAAATAGAATTAATTGATACTCCTGGATTAGATGAAATTAATGGGGAAATAAGAGCAAATATGGCAAAAGAAATTAGTCAACAATCAGACTTAATTTTATTTGTGATTGCAGGAGATATTACTCGCACAGAATATTTAGCATTATTAGAATTAAGAAAGTCTAAAAAACCTTTAATTTTAGTGTTTAATAAAATAGATTTATATCCAGAAACAGACTTAAATTCTATTTATCAACAATTACAACAACTAAGTAATGAGATGAAAAAACCTTTATTTTCTCCTGATGAAATTGTACTAATTTCTGCTGAACCTCAACCTATTAATTTAAGAATAGAATTAGCTGATGGTACAATCAAAGAAGAGTGGGAATATCCATCACCGAATATTGAATTATTACAAAAGAAAATACTGAATATTCTTAATCAAGAAGGAAAAGCATTATTAGCATTAAATTCTCTAAATCAAGCAAAAATTGCTCAGAAAAATATTGCCCGTAAAACCATTGAAATTAGAAATAAAGAAGCAGAAGAAATTATTTGGAAATATGCTAAATATAAAGCCTTAATTGTCGCAGTAAATCCCATTGCAATTATTGATATAATAGGAGGATTAATTACTGATTTGACAATGATTAGAGCTTTAGCGAGATTATATGGCTTACCCATAACTAGCTATCAAGCAGGAAATTTATGGCAAACTATTGTTAAGAGTTTAGGGGGATTATTATTAGCAGAAATTGCGACAACAATGATATTAGGATGGGCAAAAACTACCTCAGCTATCAGCAGTTTATGGGAAAATCCTTCTGGTTTTACGACTTTAGCCTCTACAGCTTTAGCACAAGGTTCAATAGCTGGTTATGGTTCATATTTAGTGGGAAAAACAGCCCAAGTTTATCTGGAGAATGGTTGTACATGGGGTAATTCTGGTGTTGACACAATTATGAATGAAATTATCGCCCAAATGCCTCCTAATTCGATTATTTCTCGTTTAATTTAA
- a CDS encoding ABC transporter permease — translation MIANNFYLKKNNFKSLSNILMLVGLSITIIFIFLAFTAPILQNIGLIKDPLESLKNPIHQAPNIQHFFGTSGQGYDVFSRTIFGSQAALKVVLLATSFSLIIGVPLGLISGYFGGKIDKCLLFLMDTIYTLPGLLLSVTLAFVVGRGVINAALALSISYIPQYYRVVRNHTTSVKTELYIEAAKAMGASPTRILSKYLFFNVIQSVPVLFTLNAADAILILGGLGFLGLGLPEDVPEWGYDLKLALDALPTGIWWTALFPGLAMTTMVTGLSLLGEGLSEMLNPINR, via the coding sequence ATGATTGCTAATAATTTTTATCTAAAAAAGAATAACTTTAAATCTCTTTCTAATATCTTAATGTTAGTAGGATTGTCTATTACAATTATTTTTATTTTTCTTGCTTTCACTGCACCTATTTTACAAAATATTGGTTTAATTAAAGATCCTTTAGAATCTTTAAAAAATCCTATTCATCAAGCACCAAATATTCAACACTTTTTTGGTACAAGTGGTCAAGGTTATGATGTTTTTTCTCGCACAATTTTTGGTTCTCAGGCTGCATTAAAAGTTGTTTTATTAGCAACATCTTTTAGTTTAATTATAGGAGTACCTTTGGGTTTAATTAGCGGGTATTTTGGAGGAAAAATTGACAAATGTTTACTATTTTTAATGGATACTATTTATACTTTACCCGGTTTATTATTATCTGTTACATTAGCATTTGTTGTGGGTAGGGGAGTTATTAATGCCGCTTTAGCATTGTCAATTTCTTATATTCCCCAATATTATCGAGTCGTCAGAAATCATACTACTAGTGTCAAAACAGAATTGTATATTGAAGCGGCTAAAGCCATGGGGGCATCTCCAACTAGAATTTTATCAAAATACTTATTCTTTAACGTAATTCAAAGTGTACCTGTTTTATTTACTCTAAATGCCGCTGATGCCATTCTCATTTTAGGGGGTTTAGGATTTTTAGGGTTAGGATTACCTGAAGATGTACCAGAATGGGGATATGACTTGAAACTAGCTTTAGATGCTTTACCCACAGGTATTTGGTGGACAGCATTATTTCCGGGTTTAGCGATGACAACGATGGTAACTGGTTTATCTTTACTCGGTGAAGGGTTAAGCGAGATGTTAAACCCCATCAATAGATAA
- a CDS encoding DUF5331 domain-containing protein, whose product MENFEEIKTRLRKKWLQYYKHNRKWINKYCQENCFVSVQGSLEGETWGTGERSLDDKRFSEVHPPSELIIGVITALEPLLAQYWLTAFVDLYANKEKILVALGLNFDPELELKKIEQKNWESQQLVIEPEVVLDDNIPHEKRYLSTQ is encoded by the coding sequence ATGGAAAATTTTGAGGAAATTAAAACTCGATTAAGGAAAAAATGGTTGCAATACTATAAACATAATCGGAAGTGGATTAATAAATATTGTCAAGAGAATTGTTTTGTATCCGTGCAAGGATCTTTAGAAGGTGAAACATGGGGAACAGGGGAGCGTAGTTTAGATGATAAACGCTTTTCTGAAGTTCATCCTCCCAGTGAATTAATTATAGGAGTCATTACCGCATTAGAACCTCTTTTAGCTCAATATTGGCTCACTGCTTTTGTCGATTTATATGCTAATAAAGAAAAAATTCTTGTAGCTTTGGGATTAAATTTTGATCCAGAATTAGAGTTGAAAAAAATTGAACAAAAAAACTGGGAAAGTCAACAATTAGTTATTGAACCTGAAGTTGTTTTAGATGATAATATTCCTCATGAAAAACGTTATTTATCAACACAATAA
- a CDS encoding AI-2E family transporter, producing MNKSRGLTSISFSTIALVTVTVLSMILLWQLRGLLVIFMISAVLAATLAPIVDSAEKIRIPRWLAVILAYLLIILIFTGAGLIIGPTVITQIQRLLQKLPTYLDVITNLTQSLIIRFGITEPKALNLIDQWLDLQGLTAWAVRWSQKLIVSSLGVTKGIVGAVFNILLSIILSGYMLAGSTKLIQDFVSLFPSSWEQKIEAQFPFISDRMGRYIQGRLLVSLILGIAISIGLKIIGISEFALGLGVIAGFTNLIPFFGPVFGSIPALIVAIAQGGWTFWWVFLLFVIIQNVETYVLDPLLVGSSVKIQPLYQLLAVLGGVQVIGILGALIVPPWVAGAGVVLENLYLQPKKKLTINN from the coding sequence ATGAATAAATCCAGAGGATTAACCTCTATTTCTTTTAGTACTATTGCCTTAGTAACTGTTACAGTTTTATCAATGATTCTGTTATGGCAACTAAGAGGCTTATTGGTTATTTTTATGATTTCTGCGGTGTTAGCGGCAACTTTAGCTCCTATAGTCGATTCTGCAGAAAAAATACGCATTCCTCGTTGGTTAGCAGTTATTTTAGCCTACTTACTAATTATTTTGATTTTTACTGGGGCAGGATTAATTATCGGACCTACGGTAATCACTCAAATTCAAAGATTATTACAAAAACTTCCTACTTATTTAGACGTTATTACTAATCTTACTCAGTCTTTAATTATTCGTTTTGGTATTACTGAACCAAAAGCCTTAAACTTGATCGATCAATGGCTAGATTTACAAGGATTGACTGCATGGGCTGTAAGATGGAGTCAAAAGTTAATTGTTAGTTCTTTAGGTGTAACTAAAGGTATTGTGGGAGCAGTTTTTAATATTCTACTTTCTATTATTCTTTCTGGTTATATGTTGGCAGGTTCAACTAAATTAATTCAAGATTTTGTTAGTCTTTTTCCTTCCTCTTGGGAGCAAAAAATCGAAGCTCAATTTCCTTTTATCAGCGATCGCATGGGAAGATATATTCAAGGTAGGCTATTAGTTTCATTGATTTTAGGTATTGCTATTAGCATTGGCTTGAAAATTATTGGTATTAGCGAGTTTGCTTTAGGTTTAGGAGTAATAGCAGGTTTTACCAATTTAATTCCCTTTTTTGGTCCTGTTTTTGGTTCGATTCCTGCTTTAATTGTGGCGATCGCCCAAGGAGGTTGGACTTTTTGGTGGGTATTTTTATTATTTGTCATCATCCAAAATGTTGAGACATATGTATTAGATCCTTTATTAGTGGGATCTAGTGTGAAAATACAGCCACTATATCAATTATTAGCAGTATTAGGAGGAGTTCAAGTAATCGGTATTTTAGGAGCTTTAATAGTGCCTCCATGGGTTGCTGGAGCTGGAGTTGTATTAGAAAATCTATATTTACAACCAAAAAAAAAACTAACAATTAACAATTAA
- a CDS encoding TerC family protein — protein MLDQILHPSIDFGIETVFILIILVALEAVLSADNAIALASIAQGLKDEKEQNYALNIGLLMAYVLRVLLIVTATWVIKYWQFSLLGGLYLLWLTFQYFANNDEDGDNQNPKLNFNSLWQAIPMIAFTDLAFSLDSVTTAIAVADEIWLIIAGGTIGVIALRFLAQLFIRWIEEFTHLQDAGFITVGLVGLRLIVKVIEPNIVPPEWLMISVIIAMFVWGFSKKNDLEVTDSSES, from the coding sequence ATGCTTGACCAAATTTTACACCCTTCTATTGACTTTGGTATTGAGACAGTTTTTATTTTAATTATTCTCGTGGCTTTAGAAGCGGTTTTATCCGCTGATAATGCCATTGCTTTAGCCTCTATCGCTCAAGGATTAAAAGATGAAAAAGAACAAAATTATGCTTTGAACATTGGTTTATTAATGGCTTATGTTTTAAGAGTCTTATTAATTGTAACGGCTACTTGGGTAATTAAATATTGGCAATTTTCCTTATTGGGAGGTTTGTATTTATTATGGTTAACCTTTCAGTATTTTGCTAACAATGATGAAGATGGTGATAATCAGAATCCAAAACTAAATTTTAATAGTTTATGGCAGGCTATTCCCATGATTGCATTTACAGACTTAGCTTTTTCGTTGGATAGTGTCACCACTGCTATTGCTGTAGCGGATGAAATTTGGTTAATTATTGCTGGTGGTACTATAGGCGTAATTGCATTACGGTTTCTTGCTCAATTATTTATTCGCTGGATTGAAGAATTTACTCATTTACAAGATGCAGGATTTATCACTGTAGGTTTAGTGGGTTTAAGATTAATTGTTAAAGTCATTGAGCCGAATATTGTTCCCCCCGAATGGTTAATGATTAGTGTGATTATTGCCATGTTTGTTTGGGGATTTTCAAAGAAAAATGATCTAGAAGTGACTGATTCTTCTGAATCTTAA
- a CDS encoding pre-16S rRNA-processing nuclease YqgF, with amino-acid sequence MILGFDPGRDKCGLAIVNNNQILYNQVVSSEEAITTIVNLIQEYKPSKLVMGNQTTSKQWKQKLQDKLNLSIDIVLVDEKNSTVEAREKYWEMYPPQGLTKFIPKGLRIPPRPVDDIVAVILIERFDNSTD; translated from the coding sequence ATGATTCTTGGATTTGATCCCGGTAGAGATAAATGTGGTTTGGCTATTGTTAATAATAATCAAATTTTATATAATCAAGTGGTCAGCAGTGAGGAAGCCATCACCACTATAGTTAATTTAATACAGGAATATAAGCCTTCAAAGCTAGTAATGGGTAATCAAACTACGTCTAAACAATGGAAACAAAAACTACAAGATAAGTTAAACTTATCTATTGACATAGTTTTAGTTGATGAAAAAAATAGCACTGTTGAAGCTAGAGAAAAATATTGGGAAATGTATCCTCCTCAAGGATTAACTAAATTCATTCCTAAAGGTTTAAGAATTCCTCCTCGTCCTGTGGATGATATTGTTGCTGTTATTTTAATTGAACGATTTGACAATTCCACAGATTAG
- the dxs gene encoding 1-deoxy-D-xylulose-5-phosphate synthase — translation MKLSDINHPNQLHGLSIRELEDIAKQIREKHLETIAATGGHLGPGLGVVELTIGLYNTLDLDHDKVLWDVGHQAYPHKLLTGRYSKFHTLRQKDGVAGYLKRSENKFDHFGAGHASTSISAGLGMALARDAKGENFKVVSIIGDGALTGGMALEAINHAGHLPNTNMMVVLNDNEMSISPNVGAISRYLNKVRLSDPIQFITDNIEEQFKHLPFFGDGEHLSPEMSNLKEAMKRLGMPKVGAVIEELGFTYFGPIDGHNLKELIDTFNKAHKIKGPVLVHVVTVKGKGYSLAEKDQVGYHAQSPFNLTTGKPIPSSKPKPPSYSKVFAHTLTTLAQNNPKIIGITAAMATGTGLDKLQQKLPKQYIDVGIAEQHAVTLAAGLACEGMRPVVAIYSTFLQRAYDQIIHDVCIQKLPVFFCLDRAGIVGADGPTHQGMYDISYLRCIPNLVMMAPKDEAELQRMMVTGINYTDGAIAMRYPRGNGLGVPLAEEGWEALEIGKGEILRNGDDLLLVGYGTMVNTAMQTAEILSEHGIEATVINARFVKPLDTELILPLAEKIGKVVTLEEGSLIGGFGSAVAEALLDNGLTAKLKRMGVPDILVDHATPDESIADLGLTSRQISEQILESFFTKKPSLAINN, via the coding sequence ATGAAATTAAGTGACATTAATCACCCGAATCAATTGCATGGTTTATCCATACGAGAGTTAGAAGATATAGCGAAACAAATACGAGAGAAACACTTAGAAACCATTGCCGCTACAGGAGGACATTTAGGTCCTGGTTTAGGTGTGGTAGAGTTAACCATTGGCTTATACAATACCCTCGATTTAGACCATGATAAAGTCCTCTGGGATGTAGGACATCAGGCTTACCCTCATAAATTGTTAACAGGTAGATACAGCAAGTTTCATACTTTACGTCAAAAAGACGGCGTTGCTGGATACTTAAAACGCTCTGAGAACAAATTTGACCATTTTGGTGCAGGACACGCTTCCACAAGCATCTCAGCTGGTTTAGGTATGGCTTTAGCACGGGATGCAAAGGGCGAAAATTTCAAAGTAGTATCTATCATCGGTGATGGTGCATTAACTGGTGGTATGGCTTTAGAGGCTATTAACCACGCAGGGCATTTACCAAATACGAATATGATGGTAGTGCTAAATGATAATGAAATGTCTATTTCTCCTAATGTAGGAGCGATTTCTCGTTATCTCAATAAAGTTCGTTTATCAGATCCTATTCAATTTATCACTGATAATATAGAAGAACAATTTAAACATTTACCCTTCTTTGGTGACGGTGAACATTTATCCCCGGAAATGAGCAACCTCAAAGAAGCCATGAAACGCTTAGGAATGCCCAAAGTAGGTGCGGTAATTGAAGAATTAGGTTTTACTTATTTTGGTCCTATTGATGGTCATAATCTCAAAGAATTAATTGATACTTTTAATAAAGCACATAAGATAAAAGGACCTGTTTTAGTTCATGTTGTGACTGTAAAAGGAAAAGGTTATAGTCTTGCTGAAAAAGATCAAGTCGGTTATCATGCCCAAAGTCCATTTAACTTAACCACAGGTAAACCAATTCCTTCGAGTAAACCTAAGCCCCCTAGCTATTCTAAGGTTTTTGCTCATACTCTTACGACTTTAGCCCAAAATAATCCCAAAATTATCGGTATCACTGCAGCTATGGCAACAGGTACGGGATTAGATAAGTTACAACAAAAATTACCTAAGCAATATATTGATGTCGGTATTGCGGAACAACACGCTGTCACTTTAGCCGCTGGTTTAGCTTGTGAAGGTATGCGTCCTGTTGTAGCTATTTATTCTACATTTTTACAACGAGCTTATGATCAAATTATCCATGATGTCTGTATTCAAAAATTACCTGTATTTTTCTGTTTAGATAGAGCTGGAATTGTTGGTGCTGATGGTCCTACTCATCAAGGGATGTATGATATATCTTATCTTCGTTGTATCCCTAATCTTGTGATGATGGCACCTAAAGATGAAGCAGAATTACAGCGTATGATGGTAACAGGTATTAATTATACTGATGGTGCGATCGCTATGCGTTATCCTCGTGGAAATGGTTTAGGTGTACCTTTAGCGGAAGAAGGTTGGGAAGCCTTAGAAATTGGCAAAGGAGAAATTTTACGCAACGGTGATGATTTATTATTGGTAGGTTACGGCACAATGGTTAATACTGCCATGCAAACCGCAGAAATTCTCAGCGAACATGGTATTGAAGCTACCGTAATCAATGCTCGTTTCGTTAAACCTCTTGATACGGAATTAATTTTACCTTTAGCGGAAAAAATCGGTAAAGTTGTAACTTTAGAAGAAGGCTCTTTAATTGGTGGATTTGGTTCAGCCGTTGCCGAAGCCTTATTAGATAATGGTCTCACCGCAAAATTAAAACGTATGGGTGTTCCTGATATTTTAGTAGATCATGCTACACCTGATGAATCAATAGCTGATTTAGGATTAACTAGCCGACAAATTTCTGAGCAGATTTTAGAATCTTTTTTCACAAAAAAGCCATCTTTAGCAATTAATAATTAA
- a CDS encoding alpha/beta fold hydrolase, producing the protein MTITSNSIHHVSAVEGSYWQWRGQKIYYVQAGNYNPNKPPLLLVHGFGASTDHWRKNIYQLQEKFSVWAIDMLGFGRSSKPAWEYTGNLWREQLNDFITEVIKQPTVIAGNSLGGYACLCTAAEYHHNVAGVILLNSAGPFSDNVTKKPTIMQKISGWVLKQNWITYILFQRLRNKKNIRKTLEKVYLDSSAITDQLIEDIYRPSCDEGALQVFGSVFKSPQGEKIDQLLQKMTCPLLNIWGEADPWMRSQERGAKFQKHYENLTEFYLKAGHCPHDEVPEEVNQLITAWVTEKV; encoded by the coding sequence ATGACTATCACCAGCAACTCTATTCATCATGTATCCGCCGTAGAAGGTAGCTATTGGCAATGGCGAGGACAAAAAATATACTATGTACAAGCTGGAAATTATAACCCTAATAAACCACCTTTATTATTAGTACATGGATTTGGAGCTTCAACGGATCACTGGCGTAAAAATATTTATCAATTACAAGAAAAATTTTCTGTATGGGCGATCGATATGTTAGGATTTGGCAGATCTAGCAAACCAGCGTGGGAATATACAGGTAATCTGTGGCGAGAACAATTAAATGATTTTATCACGGAAGTAATTAAGCAACCCACCGTCATCGCAGGTAACTCCTTAGGAGGTTATGCTTGTTTATGTACCGCCGCCGAGTATCATCATAATGTAGCAGGGGTGATTTTACTCAATAGTGCTGGTCCTTTTTCTGATAATGTAACAAAAAAGCCCACTATCATGCAAAAAATTAGTGGTTGGGTGTTAAAACAAAATTGGATTACTTATATTTTATTTCAAAGACTACGCAATAAAAAAAACATCCGCAAAACTCTCGAAAAAGTCTATTTAGATTCTAGTGCTATTACAGATCAATTAATTGAAGATATTTATCGCCCTTCTTGTGATGAGGGAGCGTTACAAGTGTTTGGTTCTGTATTTAAAAGTCCTCAAGGAGAAAAAATAGATCAATTATTACAGAAAATGACCTGTCCTTTACTTAATATTTGGGGTGAAGCTGATCCTTGGATGCGATCGCAAGAAAGAGGAGCAAAATTTCAGAAACATTATGAGAACTTAACTGAATTTTACCTCAAAGCTGGTCATTGTCCCCATGACGAAGTACCAGAAGAAGTTAACCAGTTAATTACTGCTTGGGTAACAGAAAAAGTATAA